In one window of Juglans regia cultivar Chandler chromosome 3, Walnut 2.0, whole genome shotgun sequence DNA:
- the LOC108985210 gene encoding probable leucine-rich repeat receptor-like protein kinase At1g35710: MATTSLSISIPILAIWAIWILLCGKCLDNALQQLVVAASGSSHAFQLKQAKALQETGWWPSTTHAQASSNYSSACHWDGITCNADGSITTIDRFYQGLGGQLIKLNFSFFPNLVSLDLRSNSLTGRIPLEIGILKNLVYLSLSFNMLVGPIPSTLGHLPNLENLDLCQNKINGSIPPEIGMLKNLTSLYLSSNMLVGPIPSTLGHLINLEYLNFGQNKINGSIPPEIGLLKNLTSLYLYSNMLVGPIPSTLGHLINLKYLYLGQNKINGSIPPEIGMLKNLTSLYLYSNMLVGPIPSTLGQLANLESLYLGQNQINGSIPPEIGLLKNLTFLYLSSNMLVGPIPSTLGHLINLKYLDLSRNKINVSIPPEIKMLKDLSYLNLSHNFISGEIPSALGMIVPLSTLDLSYNNLTGNIPSSLTGIYTLDLSHNSLEGQIPDCYARYHTPNTSNGNKDLSSQIKIFPPCPKGKKSVITEIKTFLPITIFLGFLFIGGGIFLSRRMFKKNQIESKGSKNGNIFSIWNYDGHIAYEDIIEATEDFDIRYCIGTGGYGSVYRAELPSGNVVALKKLHQREAENLGFYRSFINEVRVLTEIRHRNIVKLLGFCVHKECRFLIYEYMERGSLFCVLRNVDEAMELDWSKRVNIIKGTAHALSYMHHECIPTIVHRDISSNNILLNSEFQGFISDFGTAKLLDPDSSNQTLVAGTYGYIAPEFAYTMTVTEKCDVYSFGVVAVEVLMGRHPGELLSSLSSSSSSSSSQNMMLNEILDQRLPPPNRLVAQDILLVATVAFACLHTQPKSRPTMKCVSQEFLSRKKPYVIPLSTISLLQLKKQAAYVAGSGFAYC; the protein is encoded by the exons atggCAACAACCTCCCTTTCTATTTCCATACCGATACTAGCGATATGGGCTATCTGGATCTTATTATGCGGAAAGTGTTTGGATAATGCACTTCAGCAGCTTGTTGTTGCTGCATCTGGGTCATCTCATGCCTTTCAACTTAAACAAGCCAAGGCTTTGCAGGAGACTGGTTGGTGGCCGTCCACTACTCATGCCCAAGCCAGTAGTAATTATTCAAGTGCATGCCACTGGGATGGTATTACTTGCAATGCTGATGGAAGCATCACAACCATCGATAGATTTTATCAAGGTTTGGGAGGTCAGTTAATCAAACTCAACTTCTCTTTCTTCCCAAATCTAGTCAGTCTTGATCTTAGATCGAACTCCCTTACGGGGCGTATCCCACTTGAGATAGGGATCCTAAAGAACTTGGTCTATTTAAGTCTTAGTTTCAACATGCTCGTCGGTCCAATCCCTTCCACTTTGGGCCATTTACCtaatttggaaaatttagacctTTGTCAGAACAAAATCAATGGATCTATTCCTCCCGAGATAGGAATGCTGAAAAATCTAACCTCTTTATACCTTTCTTCGAACATGCTCGTCGGTCCAATCCCTTCCACTTTGGGTCATTTGATTAATTTGGAATATTTAAACTTTGGTCAGAATAAAATCAATGGATCCATTCCCCCCGAGATAGGGTTGCTGAAAAATCTAACCTCTTTATACCTTTATTCGAACATGCTCGTCGGTCCAATCCCTTCCACTTTGGGCcatttgattaatttgaaatatttatacctTGGTCAGAACAAAATCAATGGATCCATTCCCCCCGAGATAGGGATGCTGAAAAATCTAACCTCTTTATACCTTTATTCGAACATGCTTGTCGGTCCAATCCCTTCCACTCTGGGTCAATTAGCTAATTTGGAATCTTTATACCTTGGTCAGAATCAAATCAATGGATCCATTCCCCCCGAGATAGGGTTGCTGAAAAATCTGACCTTTTTATACCTTTCTTCGAACATGCTCGTCGGTCCAATCCCTTCCACTTTGGGTcatttgattaatttgaaatatttggacCTTTCTCGGAATAAAATCAATGTATCCATCCCTCCTGAAATAAAGATGCTTAAAGATTTGAGCTACCTTAACCTTAGCCATAACTTTATTAGTGGAGAAATACCTAGCGCACTTGGGATGATTGTCCCTCTATCGACCTTGGATCTTAGCTACAATAATCTTACGGGCAACATTCCATCTTCTCTCACTGGTATATATACACTTGACTTATCACATAATTCTTTGGAGGGTCAAATTCCAGACTGTTATGCTCGGTATCATACCCCCAACACATCAAATGGCAATAAGGATTTAAGCAGTCAAATCAAGATATTCCCTCCATGCCCAAAAGGTAAAAAATCAGTCATAACcgaaataaaaacttttttacCCATCACCATTTTCCTCGGATTCCTGTTTATTGGAGGGGGTATTTTCTTGTCCCGTCGCATGTTCAAGAAAAACCAGATTGAGTCTAAGGGATCAAAGAATGGAAACATATTCTCGATATGGAATTATGACGGACATATTGCATATGAAGACATTATTGAAGCAACTGAGGATTTTGATATCAGATATTGCATTGGAACTGGTGGTTATGGTAGCGTTTACAGAGCAGAATTACCAAGCGGAAATGTGGTTGCCTTAAAGAAACTTCATCAGAGAGAGGCTGAGAATCTAGGTTTCTATAGGAGTTTTATAAATGAGGTGAGGGTGTTAACAGAGATAAGACATCGAAATATTGTGAAGCTGCTTGGGTTCTGTGTACATAAAGAATgcagatttttaatttatgagtaCATGGAAAGGGGAAGCCTATTTTGTGTCCTAAGAAATGTTGATGAAGCTATGGAACTGGATTGGAGCAAGAGGGTAAACATCATCAAAGGCACAGCACACGCCTTATCATACATGCATCATGAATGCATCCCAACAATTGTTCATAGAGATATATCATCCAACAACATTTTGCTGAACTCTGAATTTCAAGGTTTTATATCTGACTTTGGAACTGCTAAACTCCTTGATCCTGACTCCTCCAATCAAACATTGGTTGCTGGCACTTATGGTTACATTGCCCCAG AGTTTGCCTATACGATGACAGTTACTGAAAAATGTGATGTATATAGCTTCGGTGTGGTGGCAGTAGAAGTATTAATGGGAAGACATCCAGGAGAACTCTTGtcctcattatcatcatcatcatcatcatcatcatctcaaaatatgATGCTAAATGAAATATTAGACCAACGCCTGCCACCTCCAAATCGTCTAGTTGCACAGGACATTTTGCTTGTTGCTACAGTAGCATTTGCATGCCTTCACACTCAGCCAAAGTCTCGGCCTACAATGAAATGTGTGTCACAAGAATTTCTCTCTCGCAAGAAGCCGTATGTCATACCCCTGTCTACGATTTCACTCTTGCAACTGAAGAAACAAGCAGCATACGTGGCTGGATCAGGATTTGCTTATTGTTAG